From Serinicoccus profundi, the proteins below share one genomic window:
- the trhA gene encoding PAQR family membrane homeostasis protein TrhA, with the protein MDPAPDPAREQAMETAPRSRDGSIHVTDERINTISHLVASCFAVLGAALLVAQAGAEGDPWKIVGLSVYAASLVTLFVASTIHHGFDRGPRVNDILRTLDYTSVFGLIAGTVTPLVLVLERTVAGWAVLGTVWGIAGLGIAARSVWRDLPKWVTNTLYIVLGWMPVALVLTGLSLPVGALALMAAGGVVYSAGFVIFILERPNPVPGVFGFHEIWHLLVMLAAALHFLMMYAYVL; encoded by the coding sequence ATGGACCCCGCACCCGACCCCGCCCGAGAGCAGGCCATGGAGACCGCCCCGCGCAGCCGTGACGGCAGCATCCACGTGACCGACGAGCGGATCAACACGATCTCCCACCTCGTCGCGTCGTGCTTCGCGGTGCTCGGAGCAGCGCTGCTCGTCGCGCAGGCCGGCGCCGAGGGCGACCCGTGGAAGATCGTCGGCCTCTCGGTGTATGCCGCGTCCCTGGTCACCCTCTTCGTCGCCAGCACGATCCACCACGGCTTCGACCGGGGCCCGCGGGTCAACGACATCCTGCGCACGCTGGACTACACCTCGGTCTTCGGTCTCATCGCCGGCACCGTCACCCCGCTCGTCCTCGTGCTCGAGCGCACGGTCGCCGGCTGGGCGGTGCTGGGCACGGTCTGGGGCATCGCCGGGCTCGGCATCGCGGCCCGCTCGGTGTGGCGTGACCTGCCCAAGTGGGTGACGAACACGCTCTACATCGTGCTCGGCTGGATGCCGGTCGCCCTCGTGCTCACCGGCCTCTCCCTGCCGGTCGGCGCGCTGGCGCTCATGGCGGCCGGTGGCGTGGTCTACAGCGCGGGCTTCGTCATCTTCATCCTCGAGCGGCCCAACCCGGTGCCCGGCGTCTTCGGCTTCCACGAGATCTGGCACCTGCTCGTCATGCTCGCCGCCGCGCTGCATTTCCTCATGATGTACGCCTACGTCCTGTGA
- a CDS encoding xanthine dehydrogenase family protein molybdopterin-binding subunit, which yields MSEAAMEEFRDRTRVDAPLKVAGLAPYAYEHELEDTLFLAPVLATIAKGRITAIDEAAARAVPGVRLVLTHANAPRIAPTLPTLTVLRKPRVRYRGEIVAAVVAQTPEAARYAASLVAITYAPDEADTRPDPEAEDVREVRRVMAIYPGRHSEGDVDTALATSAHRVEATYATPTNHHNPIEPHTITALWHPGTSRLSGPGTTRVTLWDSNQGVLAPQGVVAGAFGLLPTQVEVISPYVGGSFGTKGAPHPHTMATVMAAKLLPGHPVKVALTRPQMFAGTGYRPETVQRVALAADADGRLTAIDHEVYAPVSRVIPWMDPSAGPSLSMYASAARRIGYRTQDLDIAPGTFMRAPGEYTGMFALETAMDELAHAAGIDPIELRLRNEPETDPESGKPWSSRHVPTCLTEGARIFGFEQQHGGRHEGEWWIGQGVACASFPQMSMGPSLARITFTGGRYVVSMQASDIGTGAWTVLAQIGAQALGVPEDVVEARIGTSDAPMAIIAGGSTGTFGWGSAVIEAAQAFRAEHGSDPAEGATARARTRMPAGVRGVTRMAFGAHFAEVAVSEVSGQVRVRRMYGHFDGGRIMNPRTARSQLIGGMTMGISGALFEESYRDPRFGHVVNGDLAGYHIASHADVVDLEVGWVGEPDPWMGATGAKGIGEVGIVGVPAAISNAVFDATGVRVRELPFTPGRVLEAWEALG from the coding sequence ATGAGCGAGGCGGCGATGGAGGAGTTCCGCGACCGCACCCGGGTCGACGCCCCGCTCAAGGTGGCCGGCCTCGCGCCCTACGCCTACGAGCACGAGCTCGAGGACACGCTCTTCCTCGCGCCCGTCCTGGCGACGATCGCCAAGGGCCGGATCACCGCGATCGACGAGGCGGCGGCACGGGCGGTGCCCGGGGTGCGGCTCGTCCTCACCCACGCCAACGCCCCGCGGATCGCCCCGACGCTGCCGACGCTCACCGTGCTGCGCAAGCCCCGGGTGCGCTACCGCGGCGAGATCGTCGCGGCGGTCGTGGCCCAGACGCCCGAGGCCGCGCGGTATGCCGCGTCGCTCGTCGCGATCACCTACGCACCCGACGAGGCGGACACCCGCCCCGACCCCGAGGCCGAGGACGTGCGCGAGGTCCGCCGGGTCATGGCGATCTACCCCGGCCGGCACAGCGAGGGCGATGTCGACACTGCCCTCGCCACCTCCGCGCACCGGGTCGAGGCGACCTACGCGACGCCGACGAACCACCACAACCCGATCGAGCCGCATACCATCACCGCGCTGTGGCACCCCGGGACGAGCCGACTGTCCGGACCCGGCACCACCCGGGTGACGCTGTGGGACTCCAACCAGGGGGTGCTCGCGCCGCAGGGCGTGGTCGCCGGGGCGTTCGGGCTGCTGCCCACCCAGGTCGAGGTGATCTCGCCCTACGTCGGCGGCTCGTTCGGCACCAAGGGCGCCCCGCACCCGCACACCATGGCGACGGTCATGGCCGCCAAGCTGCTGCCCGGGCACCCGGTCAAGGTGGCGCTGACCCGGCCGCAGATGTTCGCCGGCACCGGGTATCGCCCCGAGACCGTGCAGCGGGTCGCGCTCGCCGCCGACGCCGACGGTCGGCTGACCGCGATCGACCACGAGGTCTACGCCCCGGTCTCCCGGGTGATCCCGTGGATGGACCCGAGCGCGGGCCCGAGCCTGTCGATGTATGCCTCCGCCGCGCGGCGGATCGGCTACCGCACCCAGGACCTCGACATCGCGCCGGGGACCTTCATGCGGGCTCCGGGGGAGTACACCGGCATGTTCGCCCTGGAGACGGCGATGGACGAGCTGGCCCACGCCGCCGGGATCGACCCGATCGAGCTGCGGCTGCGCAACGAGCCGGAGACCGACCCCGAGTCGGGCAAGCCGTGGAGCAGCCGGCACGTCCCCACCTGCCTCACCGAGGGCGCCCGGATCTTCGGCTTCGAGCAGCAGCACGGTGGGCGACACGAGGGCGAGTGGTGGATCGGGCAGGGCGTCGCGTGCGCGAGCTTCCCCCAGATGTCGATGGGTCCGAGCCTGGCCCGGATCACCTTCACCGGCGGCCGGTATGTCGTGAGCATGCAGGCCAGCGACATCGGCACCGGTGCCTGGACGGTGCTGGCGCAGATCGGCGCGCAGGCGCTCGGCGTGCCCGAGGATGTCGTCGAGGCGCGGATCGGCACCAGCGACGCGCCGATGGCGATCATCGCCGGCGGCAGTACCGGGACCTTCGGCTGGGGGTCGGCCGTCATCGAGGCGGCGCAGGCGTTCCGGGCCGAGCACGGGAGCGACCCGGCCGAGGGCGCCACCGCTCGTGCGCGGACCCGGATGCCGGCCGGGGTGCGCGGCGTGACCCGGATGGCGTTCGGGGCGCACTTCGCCGAGGTGGCGGTGAGCGAGGTGTCCGGGCAGGTGCGGGTGCGGCGGATGTACGGCCACTTCGACGGCGGCCGGATCATGAACCCGCGCACGGCCCGCAGCCAGCTCATCGGCGGGATGACGATGGGGATCTCCGGGGCGCTCTTCGAGGAGTCCTACCGCGACCCGCGCTTCGGGCACGTCGTCAACGGCGACCTCGCCGGCTATCACATCGCCTCTCACGCCGACGTCGTCGACCTCGAGGTCGGCTGGGTCGGTGAGCCGGACCCGTGGATGGGCGCGACCGGGGCCAAGGGCATCGGCGAGGTCGGCATCGTCGGGGTGCCGGCAGCCATCAGCAACGCAGTCTTCGACGCGACCGGGGTGCGGGTGCGCGAGCTGCCGTTCACCCCCGGCAGGGTGCTGGAGGCCTGGGAGGCGCTGGGCTAG
- a CDS encoding cyclic nucleotide-binding domain-containing protein, giving the protein MAGRARVYELHGDLLFAGAEAIVRSVVEDAPELAILDFSHVNEIAQVSRLTLLALRDRLRAEGSEGVVVDPSGVIPDPDAGTDSASPRFTDLASAVEWCEQVLIRTHCGPRPEPDPVEDHPLIRDLEGAAAAAVRGAMTRRVVSAGEVVLEAGTSFAGVHLIVRGRAEARGTGPDGEPVTWVTLGPGTSFGELALGTGDEQQTSIHAVEELELLVLGADDLARIAQDDPAVGVQVWRAIARDGYRVADRALRRSAIRSR; this is encoded by the coding sequence GTGGCGGGCCGCGCCCGCGTCTACGAGCTGCACGGAGACCTGCTCTTCGCCGGCGCCGAGGCCATCGTCCGGTCGGTCGTGGAGGACGCCCCTGAGCTGGCGATCCTCGACTTCTCCCACGTCAACGAGATCGCGCAGGTGAGTCGGCTGACGCTCCTCGCGCTGCGCGACCGGCTGCGCGCCGAGGGCTCGGAGGGGGTCGTCGTCGACCCGTCCGGGGTCATCCCCGACCCCGACGCCGGGACCGACAGCGCCTCGCCGCGCTTCACCGACCTCGCCTCGGCGGTCGAGTGGTGCGAGCAGGTGCTCATCCGCACCCACTGCGGGCCGCGCCCCGAGCCGGACCCGGTCGAGGACCACCCGCTCATCCGCGACCTGGAGGGTGCTGCGGCCGCAGCTGTGCGGGGGGCGATGACCCGCCGGGTCGTGTCGGCCGGGGAGGTGGTGCTGGAGGCCGGGACCTCCTTCGCCGGGGTGCACCTCATCGTGCGTGGCCGGGCCGAGGCCCGGGGCACCGGCCCGGACGGCGAGCCGGTCACCTGGGTGACGTTGGGCCCGGGCACGTCCTTCGGCGAGCTGGCGCTCGGCACCGGTGACGAGCAGCAGACCTCGATCCACGCCGTTGAGGAGCTGGAGCTGCTCGTGCTCGGCGCGGATGATCTCGCGCGCATCGCGCAGGACGACCCGGCCGTGGGGGTGCAGGTCTGGCGGGCCATCGCCCGCGACGGCTACCGCGTCGCCGACCGTGCCCTGCGGCGCAGCGCCATCCGCTCGCGCTGA
- a CDS encoding type IV toxin-antitoxin system AbiEi family antitoxin domain-containing protein, whose protein sequence is MRDEVRTLLAACGQVMSIGDLQALGFGPDEVRAMVRSGELVRIRRGAFVSGVVWRAAAPWERPALRARAVLRGLGPEPAVAPSHQSSLAVQAVSVHGTDDRVHLCRLDDGRSRQDDVVCVHRRVPAAFLIDTDVGPCVHAALASLQVATRFGVEAGLVSADAALRLRMATRAELEQALHVLRACPRRAAAARVVELASPLSESAGESRTRWVLLAVGLPLPEQQAEIADEHGLFVARVDFLFRRERVIVEFDGMLKYDDPTALRREKLREDRLRELGYEVVRLTWADLADPRLVERRLRGAFARARARR, encoded by the coding sequence ATGCGGGACGAGGTGCGGACACTGCTGGCCGCCTGCGGGCAGGTCATGTCGATCGGGGATCTGCAGGCGTTGGGGTTCGGGCCCGATGAGGTGCGGGCCATGGTCCGTAGCGGTGAGCTCGTCCGGATCCGTCGGGGCGCCTTCGTCTCCGGCGTCGTCTGGCGCGCCGCGGCGCCGTGGGAGCGACCCGCCCTGCGTGCTCGTGCGGTGCTTCGAGGCCTGGGTCCCGAGCCGGCGGTGGCTCCCAGCCACCAGAGCTCGCTCGCCGTCCAGGCCGTCAGCGTGCACGGGACCGACGACCGGGTCCATCTGTGCCGCCTCGACGACGGGAGGTCCCGGCAGGACGACGTGGTCTGCGTGCACCGCCGGGTGCCGGCCGCCTTCCTGATCGACACCGACGTCGGTCCGTGCGTGCACGCGGCGCTGGCCTCGCTGCAGGTCGCGACGCGGTTCGGGGTCGAGGCCGGTCTGGTCAGCGCCGATGCCGCGCTCCGCCTCCGGATGGCGACGAGGGCCGAGCTGGAGCAGGCGCTCCACGTCCTGCGGGCCTGCCCCCGTCGCGCGGCAGCCGCCCGCGTCGTCGAGCTCGCCTCGCCGCTCAGCGAGTCGGCCGGTGAGTCGCGGACCCGCTGGGTCCTGCTCGCGGTGGGCCTGCCCCTGCCCGAGCAGCAGGCCGAGATCGCGGATGAGCACGGCCTCTTCGTGGCACGGGTCGACTTCCTCTTCCGGCGGGAGAGGGTGATCGTCGAGTTCGACGGCATGCTCAAGTACGACGACCCCACCGCCCTCCGGCGGGAGAAGCTGCGCGAGGACCGGCTCCGCGAGCTGGGCTACGAGGTGGTCCGCCTCACGTGGGCCGATCTCGCAGATCCCCGCCTGGTGGAGCGTCGGCTCAGGGGGGCCTTCGCTCGCGCCCGGGCCCGCCGCTGA
- a CDS encoding serine hydrolase domain-containing protein, with translation MSDLTDLLHRHVDERTAPGIVAALGDTTGALEVASAGDLRPDAVVRIQSLTKPVLAVATLRLVGAGELDLDDPVDAWLPELADRQVLRAPGADLDDTVPAERPITVRHLLTCTSGHGMILEDSPLQRAMVESGVEAGSAPLTLGADDWLAALAGLPLVGQPGERWRYHHSFGVLGVLLARAVGRPLAEHLQEDLFALLGMVDTGYAVPPARAARLPAAYRIEGEEFVQTEPAGGGHYVADDVTARSHDELVSTLADYAAFARMLAAGGVHEGEQVLEPELLRALRTDQVPAPAKEPGSFFPGFWENAGWGYGVAVELGGDHPGRFGWSGGLGTDFWVDPTTGRYAVLLTQVEMGPPAFRLLGELQQL, from the coding sequence GTGAGTGATCTGACCGACCTCCTCCACCGGCACGTGGACGAGCGCACCGCGCCCGGGATCGTGGCCGCCCTCGGCGACACGACGGGCGCGCTGGAGGTCGCATCGGCCGGTGACCTCCGGCCCGACGCGGTCGTCCGGATCCAGTCCCTGACCAAACCGGTCCTCGCCGTCGCGACCCTGCGCCTCGTCGGCGCGGGGGAGCTCGACCTCGACGACCCGGTCGACGCGTGGCTGCCGGAGCTGGCCGACCGTCAGGTGCTGCGCGCGCCCGGCGCCGACCTCGACGACACGGTGCCCGCGGAGCGCCCGATCACGGTGCGGCACCTGCTCACCTGCACCAGCGGCCACGGGATGATCCTCGAGGACTCGCCGTTGCAGCGCGCGATGGTGGAGAGCGGGGTCGAGGCCGGCTCGGCGCCGCTCACCCTGGGCGCCGACGACTGGCTCGCCGCGCTGGCGGGCCTGCCGCTCGTCGGGCAGCCGGGGGAGCGCTGGCGCTACCACCACTCCTTCGGTGTCCTCGGTGTCCTGCTCGCGCGGGCCGTCGGTCGGCCGCTCGCCGAGCACCTGCAGGAGGACCTCTTCGCGCTCCTGGGCATGGTCGACACGGGGTATGCCGTGCCTCCCGCCCGCGCGGCCCGGCTCCCCGCGGCGTACCGCATCGAGGGCGAGGAGTTCGTGCAGACCGAACCGGCGGGAGGCGGGCACTACGTCGCCGACGACGTGACCGCCCGCAGTCACGACGAGCTGGTCTCGACGCTGGCCGACTACGCCGCCTTCGCCCGCATGCTCGCCGCCGGCGGTGTCCACGAGGGCGAGCAGGTTCTCGAGCCGGAGCTGCTGCGGGCGCTGCGCACCGACCAGGTGCCCGCCCCCGCCAAGGAGCCGGGCAGCTTCTTCCCGGGCTTCTGGGAGAACGCCGGGTGGGGGTATGGCGTCGCCGTCGAGCTCGGCGGTGACCACCCCGGGCGGTTCGGGTGGTCCGGCGGGCTCGGCACGGACTTCTGGGTCGACCCCACCACCGGCCGGTATGCCGTGCTCCTCACCCAGGTCGAGATGGGGCCGCCGGCTTTCCGCCTCCTCGGCGAGCTGCAACAGCTCTGA
- a CDS encoding DUF4232 domain-containing protein, with the protein MSVVAECVTAALVVVLLWPVAARVQSLALVRDLDLLLLVVSGSAAVAGLAAAWLHVRLAGRVRGAGVVGGAAAVVAGTAFSGSTLSVVAGWTPLWLVSAATLASTVAAVRLPPGRRVAPAAGSVLGTVLLCVAAAQTVAQLLPAAPGASPPLLADEPEGTPEPPAVDAPGPTIGDLCHPDELILETSVPEPAMSDVVATLTLTNEGERTCRVEGFPTVSLIGQVEQDDLTLQVRVSEVDPAGGGPVEIEPVEIAPGDRALTQVWWPSWGAAADLASPQQLRIGVGGSTEVLDLPPERRWDVVQSAEAWVGPWRPVEEG; encoded by the coding sequence GTGAGCGTCGTCGCAGAGTGCGTCACCGCCGCCCTCGTGGTGGTGCTGCTCTGGCCCGTCGCGGCTCGGGTGCAGAGCCTCGCCCTCGTCCGGGACCTCGACCTCCTCCTGCTCGTCGTGTCCGGATCGGCGGCGGTCGCGGGCCTCGCCGCCGCCTGGCTGCACGTGCGGCTGGCCGGTCGGGTCCGGGGTGCAGGCGTGGTGGGGGGTGCCGCCGCGGTCGTGGCCGGGACGGCCTTCTCCGGGTCGACGCTGAGCGTCGTGGCCGGCTGGACACCGCTGTGGCTCGTCAGCGCCGCGACGCTGGCGTCGACCGTGGCGGCGGTGCGCCTGCCACCCGGGCGCCGGGTCGCCCCGGCGGCGGGGTCGGTGCTCGGGACGGTCCTGCTCTGCGTCGCCGCGGCGCAGACGGTGGCGCAGCTCCTGCCGGCCGCGCCCGGTGCCTCCCCGCCGCTCCTCGCCGACGAACCCGAGGGAACCCCGGAGCCTCCTGCGGTGGACGCGCCGGGTCCGACCATCGGGGATCTGTGCCACCCGGACGAGTTGATCCTGGAGACCTCGGTGCCCGAGCCCGCGATGAGCGACGTGGTCGCCACGCTCACCCTGACCAACGAGGGGGAGCGGACCTGCCGGGTGGAGGGCTTCCCCACCGTCTCGCTCATCGGCCAGGTCGAGCAGGACGACCTGACCCTGCAGGTCAGGGTCTCGGAGGTCGACCCCGCCGGTGGCGGCCCGGTCGAGATCGAGCCGGTCGAGATCGCTCCCGGTGACCGGGCGCTGACCCAGGTGTGGTGGCCGTCCTGGGGTGCCGCGGCCGATCTCGCCAGCCCGCAGCAGCTGCGGATCGGCGTCGGCGGCAGCACGGAGGTGCTGGACCTGCCGCCCGAGCGCCGGTGGGACGTCGTCCAGAGCGCCGAGGCGTGGGTCGGGCCGTGGCGGCCCGTCGAGGAGGGTTGA
- a CDS encoding dienelactone hydrolase family protein — MTPRLFTVRAAADPRAQVLVLHGGQQHSTDPTSWRQLSVLRSRVFASAIARAGAPHGLSVYFLRYAVRGWNDAAPLADATWALDRLREQRPDLPIGLFGYSMGGRTALRLAGEVDTLVTAAAWVDRADLPSIRPPRGGRVLLLHGARDEVTAPEGTLAAAERLRRQGADVSVRADLDDTHGLVRQARTWHRLAGEHLVESLPGSARERHP, encoded by the coding sequence GTGACGCCGCGTCTCTTCACGGTGCGCGCCGCGGCCGACCCGCGCGCGCAGGTGCTGGTGCTGCACGGCGGTCAGCAGCACAGCACCGATCCCACGAGCTGGCGCCAGCTGTCGGTGCTGCGCAGCCGGGTCTTCGCCTCCGCGATCGCGCGGGCGGGCGCCCCGCACGGACTCTCGGTCTACTTCCTGCGGTATGCCGTCCGCGGCTGGAACGACGCGGCGCCGCTCGCCGACGCGACGTGGGCGCTCGACCGGTTGCGCGAGCAGCGTCCCGACCTCCCGATCGGTCTCTTCGGCTACTCCATGGGCGGGCGCACGGCGCTCCGGCTGGCCGGTGAGGTGGACACCCTCGTCACCGCGGCGGCCTGGGTGGACCGTGCCGACCTCCCCTCGATCCGCCCGCCGCGGGGCGGCCGCGTGCTGCTCCTGCACGGCGCCCGCGACGAGGTGACGGCGCCCGAGGGCACCCTCGCGGCGGCGGAGCGGTTGCGCCGGCAGGGGGCCGACGTGAGCGTCCGCGCCGACCTCGACGACACCCACGGCCTGGTCCGGCAGGCCCGCACCTGGCACCGGTTGGCCGGGGAGCACCTGGTCGAGTCGTTGCCCGGCTCGGCGCGCGAACGCCACCCCTGA
- a CDS encoding DUF5996 family protein, producing the protein MNQQHWPRLKVADWADTRDTLHLWTQIVGKVRTAYAPLVNHWWQVTLYVSPRGLTTGTIPTPRGALDLEFDFVAYRLRMRTQARVVSGRSRSSR; encoded by the coding sequence ATGAACCAACAGCACTGGCCGCGGCTGAAGGTCGCCGACTGGGCCGACACCCGCGACACGCTGCACCTGTGGACGCAGATCGTCGGCAAGGTCCGGACGGCCTACGCGCCGCTGGTGAACCACTGGTGGCAGGTCACGTTGTATGTCAGTCCCCGCGGGCTGACCACCGGCACCATCCCGACTCCGCGGGGCGCACTCGACCTCGAGTTCGACTTCGTCGCGTACCGGCTGCGGATGCGCACACAAGCCAGGGTGGTGAGCGGGAGGTCGCGCTCGAGCCGATGA
- a CDS encoding LysR family transcriptional regulator, with amino-acid sequence MDLLRHCSYVLAVVDEGSFTDAAISLGITQPPLSQGVRRLEERWGVRLLDRSARGVGLTAEGRRLLPVLRSLVADAEALERRARELGRDPGDLVCGVDPALAGLTEAVLARLAERSRVPVRPRPGTPEVLVDALRGGEIDLALVRHPCVTDGVHAGAPVTVRTALVRPAARETHDAFPVPRGLSLVLRPREEAPAAHDLLWHECLRAGHDGPLIEAEHGALAWVAAGAGWTLLPWAALPAVPETVVVTEAPPRLSLRAVVVAREDEVGQQAHAVLAGVARGADGG; translated from the coding sequence ATGGATCTGCTCCGCCACTGCTCCTACGTCCTGGCCGTCGTCGACGAGGGCAGCTTCACCGATGCCGCGATCAGCCTGGGCATCACGCAGCCACCGCTGAGCCAGGGCGTGCGCCGGCTCGAGGAGCGCTGGGGCGTGCGGCTGCTGGACCGCAGCGCCCGCGGGGTCGGCCTCACCGCGGAGGGGCGTCGGCTGCTGCCGGTGCTGCGCTCCCTCGTCGCGGACGCCGAGGCCCTGGAGCGGCGGGCCCGTGAGCTCGGTCGGGACCCGGGCGACCTGGTCTGCGGGGTCGACCCCGCGCTGGCCGGACTCACCGAGGCCGTCCTGGCGCGGCTCGCGGAGCGCTCGCGGGTGCCGGTGCGCCCGCGTCCGGGAACCCCCGAGGTGCTGGTCGACGCGCTGCGCGGTGGTGAGATCGACCTCGCCCTGGTGCGCCACCCCTGCGTCACCGACGGGGTGCACGCCGGAGCGCCGGTGACGGTGCGGACGGCACTGGTGCGCCCCGCGGCGCGCGAGACCCACGACGCCTTCCCCGTGCCGCGCGGTCTCTCGCTGGTCCTGCGCCCGCGCGAGGAGGCGCCGGCCGCGCACGACCTGCTCTGGCACGAATGCCTACGGGCCGGGCACGACGGGCCGCTGATCGAGGCCGAGCACGGGGCGCTGGCCTGGGTAGCGGCAGGCGCGGGCTGGACCCTGCTGCCCTGGGCGGCGCTGCCAGCCGTGCCGGAGACCGTGGTCGTCACCGAGGCGCCGCCCCGACTGTCGTTGCGGGCCGTCGTGGTCGCCCGCGAGGACGAGGTCGGGCAGCAGGCCCACGCCGTCCTCGCCGGGGTCGCGAGGGGTGCCGATGGTGGGTGA
- a CDS encoding (2Fe-2S)-binding protein, which yields MQQETGGVTALSTKLTINGSPQELTHDVRVTLLDALRDHLGVTSVKKGCDHGQCGACTVLVDGRRVVSCLSLTASLDGAEVVTAEGLGTPGQLSDLQQAFVDRDALQCGYCTPGQVCSAQAMLAEAAAGMPSHVTDPDALVDTDATVELTDAEIRERMSGNLCRCGAYVNILAAIRDTAARRAEGAADASVPTASEESS from the coding sequence ATGCAGCAGGAGACCGGGGGCGTCACCGCCCTGTCCACCAAGCTCACCATCAACGGATCGCCGCAGGAGCTCACGCACGACGTGCGGGTCACCCTGCTCGACGCGCTCCGCGACCACCTCGGGGTGACCTCGGTCAAGAAGGGGTGCGACCACGGGCAGTGCGGCGCCTGCACGGTGCTCGTCGACGGTCGGCGGGTCGTGTCCTGCCTGTCGCTCACCGCCTCGCTGGACGGCGCGGAGGTCGTCACGGCAGAGGGCCTGGGCACGCCGGGGCAGCTCAGCGACCTGCAGCAGGCCTTCGTCGACCGGGACGCCCTGCAGTGCGGCTACTGCACCCCCGGGCAGGTGTGCTCGGCCCAGGCGATGCTGGCCGAGGCGGCCGCCGGTATGCCGAGCCACGTCACCGACCCGGACGCGCTCGTCGACACCGACGCCACGGTCGAGCTGACCGATGCGGAGATCCGCGAGCGGATGAGCGGCAACCTGTGCCGTTGCGGTGCCTACGTCAACATCCTCGCGGCGATCCGCGACACGGCCGCCCGGCGGGCCGAGGGTGCGGCCGACGCCTCCGTACCGACCGCGAGCGAGGAGTCCTCGTGA
- a CDS encoding FAD binding domain-containing protein encodes MKPFTYERATSTADALRRSVAATTEGRRAAYLAGGTNLIDHLRLGIRETDRIIDVSHLDLTEVCELEGGGLRIGAMARNADVAAHPLVRTAFPLVSAAMLAGASGQLRGMATMGGNLLQRTRCVYFQDPSTPCNKREPGSGCSAIEGFGTYNALIGASDACVAVHPSDLCVALAALDVTVVAQGPVGERRIDFADLHRLPGDRPEADTTLERSELITAIEIAGPAFARHSRYRKLRERASYAFATVSVAAALDVRDGRVADVRLGLGGVAHKPWRAHRVEDALRGGPATAQAYIAAIDAELEQARPGEDNRYKVSQLRRVVPAVLQELTGPVEEGRS; translated from the coding sequence GTGAAACCGTTCACCTACGAGCGGGCGACGAGCACCGCCGACGCCCTGCGCCGCAGCGTCGCCGCCACCACCGAGGGCCGGCGGGCGGCATACCTCGCGGGCGGCACCAACCTCATCGACCACCTGCGCCTCGGCATCCGCGAGACCGACCGGATCATCGACGTCAGCCACCTCGACCTCACCGAGGTGTGCGAGCTGGAGGGCGGCGGCCTGCGGATCGGGGCGATGGCACGCAACGCCGACGTCGCCGCCCACCCGCTGGTGCGCACGGCGTTCCCGCTGGTCAGCGCGGCGATGCTGGCCGGTGCGTCCGGCCAGCTGCGCGGCATGGCCACTATGGGCGGCAACCTGCTGCAGCGCACGCGGTGCGTCTACTTCCAGGACCCCTCGACCCCCTGCAACAAGCGCGAGCCCGGCTCCGGCTGCTCGGCGATCGAGGGGTTCGGCACCTACAACGCGCTCATCGGGGCCTCCGACGCGTGCGTCGCCGTGCACCCCTCCGACCTGTGCGTCGCCCTCGCCGCGCTCGACGTCACCGTCGTCGCGCAGGGCCCGGTCGGGGAGCGGCGTATCGACTTCGCCGACCTGCACCGCCTCCCCGGGGACCGCCCGGAGGCCGACACGACCCTGGAGCGCAGCGAGCTCATCACGGCGATCGAGATCGCCGGGCCGGCCTTCGCCCGGCACTCGCGCTACCGCAAGCTGCGGGAGCGGGCGTCGTATGCCTTCGCGACCGTCTCCGTCGCCGCCGCCCTCGACGTGCGCGACGGCCGGGTCGCTGACGTGCGCCTCGGTCTCGGCGGGGTGGCGCACAAGCCGTGGCGGGCGCACCGGGTCGAGGACGCGCTGCGCGGCGGCCCGGCGACGGCCCAGGCCTACATCGCGGCCATCGACGCCGAGCTGGAGCAGGCCCGGCCAGGGGAGGACAACCGCTACAAGGTGAGCCAGCTGCGACGGGTCGTCCCCGCCGTGCTGCAGGAGCTGACCGGGCCGGTCGAGGAGGGGCGCTCATGA